A genomic segment from Candidatus Krumholzibacteriia bacterium encodes:
- a CDS encoding nickel-dependent hydrogenase large subunit, which translates to MSQKITVDPVTRIEGHLRIDVEVDNGSVQKAWSSGQMWRGIETILQGRDPRDAWLFTQRFCGVCTTVHAIASVRAVENAVGLEIPKNAQYIRNIIMSAHAMHDHIVHFYHLSALDWVDVVNALQADPAKAAQIAQSLGDWPGNSKQQMAAVKQKLESFVQAGQLGIFTNGYWGHPAMKLEPEVNLLAVAHYLQALEIQKKANQVVAILGSKTPNIQNLAVGGVANAINLDNEATLNMTKLYMVKDLLNELDQFISQVYIPDVCAIGAMYADWLPHGHGVTNYLSVPDMPLDEAGTEFDFPGGTIMNGDLSTFKEIENFQDSYFNENVTENIERAWYDGEWTRHPYEEDTVPKFSDFDPDGRYSWIKAPRFGGEVMEVGPLAQVLVGLAAGHEMTEKWATAALDKVSSLAGTQVPLSALHGTIGRHAARAIRAGIMNELSHRHWDLLVNNIASGDVDIFNEPVFTGRQTGCGFHEAPRGALSHFVVIDNGKITNYQAVVPSTWNAGPRDGQDRPGPYEAALVGNPVADPEQPLEVLRTVHSFDPCIACAVHTLDIEGTEVSKVQAL; encoded by the coding sequence ATGAGTCAGAAGATCACGGTGGATCCGGTGACCCGGATCGAGGGTCACCTGCGGATCGACGTGGAAGTGGACAACGGGAGCGTGCAGAAGGCCTGGTCGTCCGGACAGATGTGGCGGGGGATCGAGACGATCCTCCAGGGCCGCGATCCGCGCGACGCGTGGCTGTTCACCCAGCGCTTCTGCGGTGTGTGCACCACGGTGCACGCCATCGCCTCGGTGCGCGCGGTGGAGAACGCGGTCGGGCTGGAGATCCCCAAGAACGCCCAGTACATCCGCAACATCATCATGTCGGCGCACGCCATGCACGATCACATCGTGCACTTCTACCACCTGTCGGCGCTCGACTGGGTCGACGTGGTGAACGCGCTGCAGGCCGATCCGGCCAAGGCCGCGCAGATCGCGCAGTCGCTGGGTGATTGGCCGGGCAACAGCAAGCAGCAGATGGCCGCGGTCAAGCAGAAGCTCGAGAGCTTCGTCCAGGCCGGGCAGCTCGGGATCTTCACCAACGGCTACTGGGGCCATCCGGCCATGAAGCTGGAGCCCGAGGTGAACCTGCTGGCCGTCGCGCACTACCTGCAGGCGCTCGAGATCCAGAAGAAGGCCAACCAGGTCGTGGCGATCCTCGGCAGCAAGACGCCGAACATCCAGAACCTGGCCGTGGGTGGCGTGGCCAACGCCATCAACCTGGACAACGAAGCCACGCTGAACATGACCAAGCTGTACATGGTCAAGGACCTGCTGAACGAACTCGACCAGTTCATCTCGCAGGTCTACATCCCCGACGTCTGCGCGATCGGTGCCATGTACGCCGACTGGCTGCCTCACGGTCACGGCGTGACCAACTACCTGTCGGTGCCGGACATGCCGCTCGACGAGGCCGGAACGGAGTTCGACTTCCCCGGCGGCACGATCATGAACGGCGATCTGTCGACCTTCAAGGAGATCGAGAACTTCCAGGACTCGTACTTCAACGAGAACGTCACCGAGAACATCGAACGCGCCTGGTACGACGGCGAGTGGACCCGTCATCCCTACGAGGAGGACACGGTCCCGAAGTTCAGCGACTTCGATCCCGACGGCCGGTACTCGTGGATCAAGGCCCCGCGCTTCGGCGGCGAGGTCATGGAGGTCGGTCCGCTGGCGCAGGTGCTGGTGGGTCTGGCCGCGGGCCACGAGATGACCGAGAAGTGGGCGACGGCGGCGCTGGACAAGGTCAGCAGTCTGGCCGGGACCCAGGTTCCGCTGTCGGCGCTGCACGGGACCATTGGCCGCCATGCGGCGCGCGCGATCCGCGCGGGCATCATGAACGAGCTGAGCCACCGCCACTGGGACCTGCTCGTGAACAACATCGCGTCGGGCGACGTCGACATCTTCAACGAGCCGGTGTTCACGGGTCGCCAGACGGGCTGTGGATTCCACGAGGCGCCGCGCGGTGCGCTGTCGCACTTCGTCGTGATCGACAACGGCAAGATCACGAACTACCAGGCCGTGGTTCCCAGCACGTGGAACGCCGGTCCGCGCGACGGTCAGGATCGCCCGGGTCCCTACGAGGCCGCCCTCGTGGGCAATCCGGTCGCCGACCCCGAGCAGCCGCTCGAGGTGCTGCGGACGGTCCACTCCTTCGATCCGTGCATCGCGTGTGCGGTCCACACGCTGGACATCGAGGGAACCGAGGTGTCGAAGGTCCAGGCCCTCTAG